From Paralcaligenes sp. KSB-10:
GCAAGGAGGAAACCCCCGGCCCAAGCCTGTCGGTCAGGTCGATAATACTGTCGTCCCGCACTACGCCAAAACGCCGCCTGCCTTGTGCTTCATACGAAATGAGTTTCATGAATCGAATCCAAACAATGCGGCAGGGTTATCGACCAGGATTTTCTTGAGTACCGCGGCATCCGGCGCATAACGATAAAGCAGTTCAAGCAGATCGCCTTCGTTCGGAGGCTGCTTGACCGATACCGGATGCGGCCAATCGCTGCCCCATATGACGCGATCGGGCGCCGCGCCGATACAGGCACGCGCCACCGGCACTACGTCGTCCCAGGGGAATCCCTGCCTGGAGAGCTTCTCGCTCAAGGACAGCATGACCCAAAAATTGCCGCGTCCCAGCAATTCGACCAGTTTGCGCAAGCTTGCGTCTTGCTCCCCCTTGGACGGATCGGCCCGCCCCATATGGTCAATGATCACCGGGATGTCCAGCGATTCGAACAGGGAAACCTGATCCATGATGCCACCGGGTTCAGGCTGAAACTTCGCATACCAGCCCAGCTCCCTGACTCGCCCGATGGCGCGATCGAAATCGGCTGCGGACATGGTGATGCCGAGCCCCTGCCGGCTGAAACGCGCGCCGCGCACCCCGGCACGATGCAGAGTATCCAGATAGGCGTCATCCCGCTCCAGCAAGACCGCCGCGTTGGCGCATCCCCGATAATTCGAGCCCGCCGCGGCCAGACCGTCCAGCACGATCTGGTGGTCTGCGCCATAGGTCGTAGCCTGTACGATGACCCCGCGCTCTATGCCCAGGGTCTTGTGCAGGCGCAGCGCCACCTCGATGGTCGCGGTAGGCATCTCGTAAGCGGCACCGGGGCGGATCGGATATTTTTCCCGCGGCCCGAACACATGGAACTGGCTGTCGCAACTGTGGGGCGGCGGCAGCGGGCTGGGCGTTTTGGGATGAGGGTTGAAGGGTAGGTATTCTGGCATGCTGCTCTCTCAATCAATGACCGCAATAAAATCGCATTCAATAAGCTTCCCGCCATCGAGGCTGGCCTGCATGGTGTGGCGGGCGGGCCGGGCCGCGGGGTCCGGAAACATCGCCAGCCATACCGTATTCAACGCCGCGCGCTGCGAGCGATCATTCATCCATACCGTCATTTTGACGATATGGCCGGTCGTTCCTCCACCGGCCTCGACAATGCGCCGTACATGGGCGAACATCAGCTCGCACTGGGCTTCCAGGGAGGATCCATACGCTCCGGTTGCAGGATCGGTGCCCTGAATGCTGCCGGAATAAAGCATTTGTCCAATTCGGCAGGCGGCCGGAATGGGGTTCTTGTGGCTGAACCCCTGGGCATACACGCTGGTTCTCTTCATGATGACTCGCTCCATCCCTAAGCTTGAAAATCAATTGGCCCTGATATGCGCACGCTTGATGATGGGAGTCCACCGGGCGTCTTCGCTGGCGAGATAATCGGTGAATTCCCGAGGCGTGGCAGCACGCGCTTCGGCGCCGAGCCCATCAAATTTATCTATGACATCTTGCTGCCCGAGTATTTTGTGCAGGGCCGCGCTGAGGCGATCCACAACGTCCTTGGGCGTTCCCTTGGGAGCCAGAAGACCGGTGAAGGTCGTTGCCACCATGTCTTTGACACCGGCTTCGGCGAAAGTGGGGACATTGGGCAGGGACTTTACCCGTTTGTCGGTCGTGACGGCCAGCGGGCGCAGCTTGCCCTGCTTGATGAACGGCAAGGCGACTGAAATCTGGTCGAAATCGAAATCCACCTGGCCGCCGAGCAAATCGGTCATTGCCGGCGCATTGCCCTTGTACTGCACGGTAGTCCAGTGCGCTCCGGTGACCGCCTGCAGCAGCTCGCTGACCAGATGATTGCTCGTGCCGGCGCCCGGCGCCGCCATATTCAATTTGCCCGGTTCTTTTTTGGCCAGCGCAATCAAATCGGCCACCGTCTTGACAGGCAGGGAGGGACGCACCTGCAAGACCATAGGTGTATACGACACGGAACTGATAGGCTCGAAACTCTTTTTCCATTGATAAGGAGTGCGGCCGAAAATAAGCGGGCTGTAAAGCAAAGGTCCATTTGCGGCCATGAACAAGGTGTATCCATCGGGCGCCGAGCGCGCCACATATTCACCGGCAATCATGCCGCCCGCCCCTGGCTTGTTTTCCACAATAAAAGGCTGGCCAAACGCCTCTTGCAAACCTGGCGCAATAATTCTGGCAGCCACATCGACATTGCCACCCGGTGGATATGGCACGACGATCTTGACTGGTTGGCTTGGCCATTGTGTGGCGTTGGCGTTGATGCCATACGTCAATGCCAACGACATCATCAGCAATGCAAATTTTTTCATGCCTGTCTCCTTATTGTGTTGTGCTGCGAATCACGATAGCAATGGGCATCTGTCACGACAACAATCATTTCGAAAAAAAGTCCGATATTTGGACTAATATTCAAAACAAAAATAAAAGAAAAACATAAAACCTATGATTTACTTGAGAATCGTATTTTCAGCCAAATTAAGTTCGTCACAATGTGGACATTAAAATAACTCCGTCAAACAGGCTATCCACGGGACGGGAATCAGCCACCGTTTTCAAGGGCACCTTCAATGCAAATACGCTCGACAGACATCAATCCCGAACAAACCTACAAGCTCCTGACAGGAATCGTGGTGCCGCGCCCCATTGCCTGGGTAAGTACGCGCTCGACCGCCGGGCTGATCAACCTGGCGCCATTCAGCTGCTATACCATCGTTTCCAACAAGCCACCGATGATAGGCATCAACATCGGCCGCAAAGCAGGGGTCCGCAAAGACACCTCGCGCCACATTCACGAAACCGGCGAGTTTGTCGTCAACATCGGCGACGACACGCTGATTGACGCCATTCATCAAAGCGCAGTGGAACATCCGCCGGAAATCAGCGAGGCGGCCCTGCTGGGCCTGGAACTGATAAAAGGCCAGGCGATTGCGGTGCCGCGCCTGGCTATCGCACCTATCAGCATGGAGTGCCGCCTGCATTCGGTTACGCCGTTCGGCGACACGGGTGCCGAATTCCATGTTGGTGAAATCATGCTTTTTCACGTGCGTGACGACTTGCTGCATAACGGCAAAATCGATACGGCTCAATTGCGGCCTGTCGCGCGCCTGGCCGGCCCCAATTACGCCACACTGGGAGAAATCATATCCATGCAGCCCATAGCTCAAACACCCAAGTCCATCATCGGCGCCAAAGTCGAGCCGCAATGATCAAGTCCGTCGACGACAAGGACACCACGCATGGTGCGCAGACCGTGCGCCGCGCCATGGCTATTTTGCGCTTGCTGGCCTGCGGGCAGGAGCGCGGCGTAAGGCTGACCGACATCGTGCAGATGTCCGGTCTGAACCGCCCCACGGTGCACCGCATCCTGAAGGCCTTGATAGAAGAAGGCGCGGTCGAACAGCATTCCGATACGCGGCACTATCTTATCGGGCCTGAACTGACGCTATTGGGAATAGCCAGAACCAAGCGATTCCCTTTGCTGACGATTGCCGACACCTATCTGAACAAACTGGCGGAACAGGTGGGCGATACGGTATTTTTAAGCGTGCGCCATGGCCACGATTCGATTTGCATAGGTCGTAAAACCGGCGATCATCCGATACAGGTGCTATCGATCGAAGTCGGCGTGCGCCGGCCGCTCGGAGTCGGCGTGTCGGGAGTGGCGCTGCTTTCGTGCCTGACCCAGGAGGAAAGCGAAGCCATCGTGCACGAGAATGCCCGCCGCCTGGCCGTGCATCATCTGGACCCGCAAGAATTGCTGGAGCGTATTCGAACTGCCCGTGCAACGGACTATGCTTACGCCGCTGCCGGTGTCATGGCAGGTACCAGCGCCCTGGCGATTCCGGTGCGGGCCAAAAGCGGCGAGCCTCTAGCCGCGGTAACCATTACGGCGATGGCCGAGCGGCTCAACCCGCAACGCCTGCCAGTCGTGCTGGGCATGATGCAGGAACAGGCGCGCTTGATAGCGCGGCACCATGCCGAAGTAAGCCATTAACGCATTCTTTCAAATGTTTACGGGGCTGGACGTGTTTCAGTGACTTTTGTTTTGAGCTGTTTTTAGGCTTGATCTTTGGGCTGTGTTGGCGGGTGTAGTTCTATAAAGACGCCGCAGGGTGGGCGGTGCTGTGCAGTCCGGCACGT
This genomic window contains:
- a CDS encoding amidohydrolase translates to MPEYLPFNPHPKTPSPLPPPHSCDSQFHVFGPREKYPIRPGAAYEMPTATIEVALRLHKTLGIERGVIVQATTYGADHQIVLDGLAAAGSNYRGCANAAVLLERDDAYLDTLHRAGVRGARFSRQGLGITMSAADFDRAIGRVRELGWYAKFQPEPGGIMDQVSLFESLDIPVIIDHMGRADPSKGEQDASLRKLVELLGRGNFWVMLSLSEKLSRQGFPWDDVVPVARACIGAAPDRVIWGSDWPHPVSVKQPPNEGDLLELLYRYAPDAAVLKKILVDNPAALFGFDS
- a CDS encoding RidA family protein, translating into MKRTSVYAQGFSHKNPIPAACRIGQMLYSGSIQGTDPATGAYGSSLEAQCELMFAHVRRIVEAGGGTTGHIVKMTVWMNDRSQRAALNTVWLAMFPDPAARPARHTMQASLDGGKLIECDFIAVID
- a CDS encoding Bug family tripartite tricarboxylate transporter substrate binding protein — its product is MMSLALTYGINANATQWPSQPVKIVVPYPPGGNVDVAARIIAPGLQEAFGQPFIVENKPGAGGMIAGEYVARSAPDGYTLFMAANGPLLYSPLIFGRTPYQWKKSFEPISSVSYTPMVLQVRPSLPVKTVADLIALAKKEPGKLNMAAPGAGTSNHLVSELLQAVTGAHWTTVQYKGNAPAMTDLLGGQVDFDFDQISVALPFIKQGKLRPLAVTTDKRVKSLPNVPTFAEAGVKDMVATTFTGLLAPKGTPKDVVDRLSAALHKILGQQDVIDKFDGLGAEARAATPREFTDYLASEDARWTPIIKRAHIRAN
- a CDS encoding flavin reductase family protein, whose translation is MQIRSTDINPEQTYKLLTGIVVPRPIAWVSTRSTAGLINLAPFSCYTIVSNKPPMIGINIGRKAGVRKDTSRHIHETGEFVVNIGDDTLIDAIHQSAVEHPPEISEAALLGLELIKGQAIAVPRLAIAPISMECRLHSVTPFGDTGAEFHVGEIMLFHVRDDLLHNGKIDTAQLRPVARLAGPNYATLGEIISMQPIAQTPKSIIGAKVEPQ
- a CDS encoding IclR family transcriptional regulator: MIKSVDDKDTTHGAQTVRRAMAILRLLACGQERGVRLTDIVQMSGLNRPTVHRILKALIEEGAVEQHSDTRHYLIGPELTLLGIARTKRFPLLTIADTYLNKLAEQVGDTVFLSVRHGHDSICIGRKTGDHPIQVLSIEVGVRRPLGVGVSGVALLSCLTQEESEAIVHENARRLAVHHLDPQELLERIRTARATDYAYAAAGVMAGTSALAIPVRAKSGEPLAAVTITAMAERLNPQRLPVVLGMMQEQARLIARHHAEVSH